ATAAGGGGACTTCATTGTTCTTGATTTCTGATTTAGATTGACGAGACTCTTGGATTCAATTCATTTATGAACTATGAAAGATCTCCCGGAACTTATGAAGCCATTTTGGCTTGGTCTTCCAGAATAAAATTTGCTTTTCTCTGTTCAACATTCCCTTCTTTCGTTACACACCACAATATTTGATTGAGTGGAGCTTATGTTGGGTAATCTTTTTTCcaataaatttgtattttttaaagaCGAAACAATTGATGatgcaattaaaatatttttgttcgaatataagatgattttttttcctttgaaattaacaaaaataaaataataagcattccgtgtattttgattttgaaaatacgCTTGTAATGCGATATCGATACCCGCCGTAACGTGCAGATAATATACTAGTACAAAAAGAAAACTACAATCACATTTGACAAGgcgatattagaaaataaaatctttATTGTTAtcctttttaaatgattttcagTCATCATTAGTACGAGAAAATAAGGTGCTGGCTTCTTATGTAAATTAACATGACAATtgacaaattaataaaaaaaaagacaatataataaaacaaaaaaaatacaaataatttataaattaatCTTAGTATATAAATTATTCAGTATTCATCAGTtatatggcaaaaaaaaaaaactgaaattggTAAGTAATTTAGTAATTCAGGTCCACCCCAGGCATAATATAACCTGCTTTTCGAAAATGAGACCGTTGCAGCTTTTCTCAGTCCCAGTCCCGTCGCGTCCCCCAACGGCTAGtttcctccatttctctctctctctctctccaccgctGTCTTCACTCTCCATCGAACTCCTCCACTTCTGCTTCCACCATCATCATCGCTTCCATTTTCGAAGACCCACGACGAGTCAACGATCCACCTGAATTCGATCAATCGCCGCCTCTGCAACGATCGATTTTGGAAGTGCGCAATCATTCGCACGCCGAAATTAGGGATTTGTTCGGGGCGATTCAGTTCGATACGGGGCTTCGTTCGTTCCTGACTTAGGGTTCGTTCTTCCCCTATCTTCTAGGGGCTCATCAAACTGGCTCCGAATCGGAAGTGTATTTGAACTTCGTTTCGCCACTTTGAATCGATCGTGGGAGAGAAGATCAATGGCGGAAATTGCTCCACcgatgcagcagcagcagcagcgggaGACGGTCGCGGCGGctcctcctccaccgccgcctccAACGCAGCGCCGTCCGCGGGTGCGGGAAGTTCGCTCCAGATTCATGTCTCCGGTGGTTTGTTCTTCGTCTCCTTCACCTGGCGATCTCCACCTCCCTGGCTCCAAGTCGCCAGTCATAAGGCACGCGCCCGACTCTcggcaacagcagcagcagcgatCGGTCTCTGCACAGAGGCGGCGGCGGCTTGACCTCGAGCCTTCGTCTCATGCTGATGAAAATAGATCAGAACTTACTAGGAGCTTGGACACGCCGTTGCTCGGAGCTGGACTGCAGAGTAAAGGTTCCAAAGTTCCGAGCCGAGCTTCGAGGTCCGACACTCCAATCGTGAGCACTAGCATGGATAGAATCGTGTCGTCGAGATTTAGACAGACGCCACAGAATCTTCCGCGAGCAGTCAGTGCTGGAGCTTCTGCAGCTACAAAATTGTTGCATTCGATTGGGATGCCAGTTACTGGTGGTCATGCTTCTGGTTTGAAAGCAGCAGTTGACGAGAATTCAAATGTGGAAGCCGGTTCAGTTGTTAATTGTCACAGTGAGAACTCTGCACAATTATTGTGGTCTTCGATGCCTGACGCAGATATGTTGCCCTCGGTGTCCAACCGATTGTTGGCTGAGAGAAATGTGAATGGGATGGGCAATCTTGGCGGTTCCgattcttcgaagatccctgCTTCCCCACTCTCACGTATGCTTAGTTCGCCATTATCAAGCTGCGACATGTTAAATTCTGTCAAAGCCAGCGAAAAATCAGCACATGGTTCATTGAAGCAGCACATGGCGCTGATTAATGCTGGAAAAGTGTGTTTACCTCCAGTTGCGCCTTGCACAAAGACAGTGATGGATGCAAAGAAGGGAAGGAAAGTTTCTAGCCATCAAGAAGACGTACATTCTCTAAAATTGCTCAACAACCATTATCTCCAATGGAGGTTTGCCAATGCGAAAGCAGAGGCTGCTATGCAAGCTCAGAAAATGGAAGCTGAGGTTTGTCACATTTATTCTTAGGTCTATCAATTTAATGAGCATATGCACTCAGTATTATCATTATTGTTGTGGATGCCATCCTTGGCTACCTTGTCATTGGTTTTTCTTGACTAGACTATGGTCCAGTTTTGAGTAGACACTGTGAGAGATCAGCAATGATCTTGAAGTTCGATTTGTTGGTGAGAGAATTGCTAGTACGAGTATATGTGACATGAATTAAATGGTCAACATTGAATTTGGATGAAGAGTTGTATACGGAAGCTCCATATGTATCCTTCTTAAAGTGAAGGAAATAGAGGTTTGGAGAATTCAGACTTCCAAAGGGAATATAACAGATGAAAATCAGTAAATCTTTTGTCGCAGCCACCACTGGGGTAACAAGTAAAGGATGATGCGGCATGTATTGTGGATGAAATGactttaatttcaaataaaattaagaGCACAGTGACCTGCTTGAAAGTAGCCATAAAGTTGAATTTCCTAATATGGTGCGTTATGTCATGTAGATAAACCTCATATGCCTGTGAAATACCATCACGTGAAGATGTGGAAAGGTTTGATTAGATGTTTTGCTTATGAGTGATGAAAGAAAACAATTGCATCAATGAGAAGAAAGGCTTCGATTCTTCAAGCTACAACTTTTAATGGACGTAGTGTGGTGAGTTTTAGTGTCTACTTTATGGCTACAAACCCTTGT
The sequence above is drawn from the Rhodamnia argentea isolate NSW1041297 chromosome 9, ASM2092103v1, whole genome shotgun sequence genome and encodes:
- the LOC115755433 gene encoding protein ENDOSPERM DEFECTIVE 1-like, with amino-acid sequence MAEIAPPMQQQQQRETVAAAPPPPPPPTQRRPRVREVRSRFMSPVVCSSSPSPGDLHLPGSKSPVIRHAPDSRQQQQQRSVSAQRRRRLDLEPSSHADENRSELTRSLDTPLLGAGLQSKGSKVPSRASRSDTPIVSTSMDRIVSSRFRQTPQNLPRAVSAGASAATKLLHSIGMPVTGGHASGLKAAVDENSNVEAGSVVNCHSENSAQLLWSSMPDADMLPSVSNRLLAERNVNGMGNLGGSDSSKIPASPLSRMLSSPLSSCDMLNSVKASEKSAHGSLKQHMALINAGKVCLPPVAPCTKTVMDAKKGRKVSSHQEDVHSLKLLNNHYLQWRFANAKAEAAMQAQKMEAEKMLFSLSVKLGDLYNSVMRKRAELGTVHRAKAVSAILESQMPYLDEWSTCEGDYLASLSEVTQALSNASIQLPISGNVRADVRELGEVLSSSMKITDTIASHVESFMPKAQQLEVLISELARVVSRERVVIEESGDLLSKRYLSQVEECSLRGQIIQFHRYRQSIS